A genomic stretch from Chrysiogenes arsenatis DSM 11915 includes:
- the rpmB gene encoding 50S ribosomal protein L28, with amino-acid sequence MARKCDICGKGPQVGNNVSHANNRTKKRSLPNLKSKLVEVNGKPMRIKICTGCLRTLDKVS; translated from the coding sequence GTGGCCAGAAAGTGTGACATCTGCGGCAAAGGACCTCAAGTTGGAAACAACGTGAGCCATGCCAACAACAGAACGAAAAAGCGCTCTCTTCCGAACTTGAAGAGCAAGTTGGTAGAAGTCAATGGCAAGCCAATGCGTATTAAGATATGCACCGGCTGCCTGAGAACCCTTGACAAGGTAAGCTAA
- a CDS encoding SRPBCC family protein, with product MNQSRYPIALPPDQVYAMLKDPSAYPEWSMMIDAVEPQTNGSWSAITMMGPIPFTWQCHDAERRVEATYQALGMSILSRFGVEAGADSDSAIITVDFPHLDGAEEGVGISAMLQGMIEQDLQNFTQWAGAC from the coding sequence GTGAACCAGAGCCGTTATCCGATAGCTCTCCCGCCAGATCAGGTCTATGCAATGCTGAAAGACCCTTCGGCCTACCCGGAATGGTCAATGATGATCGACGCCGTCGAGCCACAAACCAACGGCTCGTGGAGTGCCATCACCATGATGGGGCCAATTCCCTTTACATGGCAGTGCCATGATGCGGAACGGCGTGTTGAGGCGACCTATCAGGCACTTGGCATGTCTATTCTGAGTCGCTTTGGCGTTGAAGCAGGTGCCGACAGCGATAGCGCTATCATTACGGTTGATTTTCCGCACTTAGATGGCGCCGAAGAGGGTGTCGGTATAAGCGCCATGCTGCAAGGGATGATCGAGCAAGACTTACAGAATTTTACGCAATGGGCTGGGGCGTGCTGA
- a CDS encoding NAD(P)/FAD-dependent oxidoreductase → MNTTEKIYDVIIAGLGPAGASAAIYTARKNLSTLIVAYDSGGQLTKTFDVENYLGIIHSTGWEMAMLFEEHVRKYAVDIELGAAVEKIEDHGDTKTFITTDGKRYTGKSVIIATGAKPKKINVAGEDEYNGKGLTYCTTCDGPLYRKKVVTIIGGGTSGVEAALEMAKIASEVNLIVRSQLRGEPILMDRLAELPVNVYENYIPDEIIGDGQYLTAIRIKEKNTGVTKEITTDGVFVEIGRSPNFALADNLLETNEMGEIVVNGLNETNVPGIFAAGDVTSVKYKQIGIAVGEGSKAALRLTEYLTRLGGKA, encoded by the coding sequence ATGAATACGACCGAAAAAATCTATGATGTCATTATTGCCGGACTCGGCCCTGCGGGTGCCTCGGCCGCCATTTACACTGCGCGCAAAAACCTTTCTACCCTGATTGTGGCCTATGATTCCGGCGGACAGTTGACCAAAACCTTTGATGTCGAAAATTATCTGGGCATTATCCACTCCACTGGCTGGGAAATGGCAATGCTCTTTGAAGAGCACGTCCGGAAATATGCCGTCGATATCGAGCTCGGTGCCGCTGTCGAAAAAATTGAAGATCATGGCGACACAAAAACATTCATCACCACTGACGGCAAACGCTATACCGGCAAATCGGTAATCATCGCGACTGGGGCAAAACCCAAGAAAATCAACGTCGCTGGTGAAGATGAATATAACGGCAAAGGATTAACCTACTGCACCACCTGCGACGGCCCACTGTACCGCAAAAAAGTGGTTACTATCATCGGCGGCGGCACTTCTGGCGTCGAAGCTGCGCTGGAGATGGCGAAGATTGCCAGCGAGGTTAACCTTATTGTCCGCAGTCAACTGCGCGGCGAACCAATTCTGATGGATCGCCTTGCCGAGCTGCCCGTCAATGTGTATGAAAATTATATCCCAGACGAAATCATCGGCGATGGCCAATACCTGACCGCTATTCGTATTAAAGAAAAGAACACCGGCGTTACCAAAGAAATTACAACTGATGGTGTTTTCGTCGAAATCGGCCGTTCACCAAACTTTGCGCTTGCAGATAACTTATTAGAAACAAATGAAATGGGCGAAATCGTTGTCAACGGCCTCAACGAAACCAACGTACCGGGGATTTTTGCTGCAGGCGATGTCACAAGCGTCAAATACAAGCAAATTGGCATTGCTGTCGGCGAGGGAAGTAAAGCCGCCTTGCGCTTGACCGAATACCTAACCCGTCTTGGAGGAAAAGCGTGA
- a CDS encoding trypsin-like peptidase domain-containing protein — MSRILLLFLIIYLAITPNAFGDPRRTPVVEVVEKVGGAVVNISTVTVKQTQSVPFVFNDPVFQEFFGNFFRDPRRTYRARSLGSGVIIDCRQGHILTNTHVVDGATEITVFTSNNRSYTATLIGLDRRSDIAVLGIQASPGEPLQCIRPFDSDHILIGEPVVAIGNPFGFSNTVTTGIVSATGRSIQDNDRMFNNLIQTDTMINPGNSGGPLLNINGDLIGINTAIYRNAQGIGFAIPSNKALRVYRSLVRHGRVERAWIGIEVQELNEQMRTVFGGHTLPYGVLVSRIIDQQLAAQRLLQPQDIIIQVGNIPVSSEADFLEQVGDYTPDDTITLTIVRRGELLRIPVAARSLPIEYGLKVLEEWLGLRVEPYQQRAMQIKEVLRRSWGDKTGLVQGDFIMSINGQEVGTLPRLVEALLAARAQGGGKMEIRRGHGSAVVQF, encoded by the coding sequence ATGAGCCGTATTCTTTTACTTTTCCTCATTATATACTTAGCGATAACGCCAAATGCCTTTGGCGATCCACGTCGCACGCCGGTGGTTGAGGTTGTGGAAAAGGTTGGCGGCGCCGTTGTCAACATATCCACGGTAACGGTCAAGCAAACACAGTCAGTGCCGTTTGTGTTTAATGATCCGGTATTTCAAGAATTCTTTGGCAATTTTTTCCGCGATCCACGCCGCACCTATCGCGCCCGCTCGCTTGGCTCAGGAGTAATTATCGACTGCCGCCAAGGGCACATTCTCACCAACACGCATGTGGTCGATGGCGCGACAGAGATCACGGTCTTCACCAGCAACAACCGTAGCTATACTGCCACACTCATTGGACTTGACCGCCGTAGCGACATCGCCGTATTGGGCATTCAAGCAAGCCCTGGCGAACCGCTCCAGTGCATCCGCCCATTTGATTCCGATCATATTCTGATTGGCGAACCAGTTGTCGCCATCGGTAATCCGTTTGGCTTTTCAAACACCGTAACCACGGGAATCGTTTCCGCTACAGGACGCTCCATTCAGGATAACGACCGAATGTTCAACAATCTGATCCAAACCGACACCATGATCAACCCTGGCAATAGTGGCGGGCCACTCCTGAATATCAATGGCGATCTAATCGGTATTAATACGGCTATTTATCGCAATGCACAGGGGATTGGCTTTGCCATTCCTTCAAACAAAGCACTGCGCGTGTACCGCTCGCTGGTACGTCATGGGCGAGTTGAACGGGCATGGATTGGCATAGAAGTGCAGGAGTTGAACGAGCAGATGCGCACCGTGTTTGGCGGCCATACGCTGCCGTATGGCGTACTCGTCAGCCGTATTATCGACCAGCAACTTGCCGCACAACGCTTGTTACAACCACAGGATATTATCATCCAAGTTGGCAATATTCCCGTTTCCAGTGAAGCCGATTTTCTAGAGCAAGTGGGCGACTACACGCCGGACGACACGATTACGCTGACCATTGTGCGGCGCGGCGAACTCCTGCGCATTCCGGTGGCCGCGCGTTCATTACCGATTGAATACGGCCTGAAAGTACTGGAAGAGTGGTTAGGATTGCGCGTTGAGCCCTATCAACAACGTGCGATGCAAATAAAAGAAGTGCTTCGCCGTAGCTGGGGTGATAAAACTGGGTTAGTGCAGGGCGATTTTATTATGTCCATCAATGGGCAAGAAGTCGGCACTTTGCCTCGGTTGGTAGAGGCCTTATTGGCTGCCCGCGCTCAGGGTGGCGGAAAAATGGAAATCCGGCGCGGACACGGCAGTGCCGTTGTGCAATTTTAA